Proteins co-encoded in one Carassius carassius chromosome 35, fCarCar2.1, whole genome shotgun sequence genomic window:
- the LOC132115753 gene encoding C-C motif chemokine 4-like yields METRRILMRSLAVAVVIASVIWTTTGDEKVYSCCTKVSTAKVTDPIINFRLQRESLPCVRAVIFETERGDLCRDPRQPWVKEKVKFFRAQRNKTLTSAAPPTSSISDQTHVGGATQATDSSSVTDV; encoded by the exons aTGGAGACACGCAGGATCCTCATGAGGAGTTTGGCTGTTGCGGTGGTCATTGCATCTGTGATCTGGACTACAACAG GTGATGAAAAGGTGTACTCATGTTGCACTAAAGTCTCCACAGCCAAGGTGACCGATCCTATCATCAATTTCAGGCTGCAACGTGAAAGTCTTCCATGTGTGAGGGCCGTCAT CTTTGAGACGGAGCGGGGAGACTTGTGCAGGGATCCAAGACAACCATGGGTGAAGGAGAAAGTTAAGTTTTT cagagCTCAAAGAAACAAAACCCTGACTTCCGCAGCACCCCCAACATCATCTATTAGTGACCAAACTCATGTGGGAGGAGCTACACAAGCAACTGACAGCTCATCAGTCACCGATGTCTAA